Proteins encoded in a region of the Nocardia asteroides genome:
- the xseA gene encoding exodeoxyribonuclease VII large subunit, whose translation MKVAQWIDRLGSIWVEGQITQINLRPGTRTAFLVLRDPSADMSLSVTCDPDLIRSSPVPLQEGSRVVVYGKLSFFTGRGTISLRVLEIRPVGIGELLARIERLKALLAAEGLFDPRLKRPIPFLPGTIGLITGRASAAERDVLSVARNRWPAVRFEIRNTAVQGPTAVSQMLTALAELDRHPAVEVIVLARGGGSVEDLLPFSDEALCRAIVAATTPIVSAIGHEPDNPLSDLVADLRAATPTDAAKRIVPDAAAELACIRELRERSAAALRGWVDRETRALAQRRSRPVLADPLREIDRRQEEVERLRAAARRFVEQLLRTESTATRHLREKLTAVGPAATLARGYAVVQRVTGREREVVRSIEDAPAGSQLRIRVADGAVTAAALGTQALGAKHTDTGRN comes from the coding sequence ATGAAGGTCGCCCAGTGGATCGACCGGCTCGGCAGCATCTGGGTAGAGGGTCAGATCACCCAGATCAATCTCCGTCCGGGCACCCGCACCGCGTTCCTGGTGCTGCGCGACCCATCGGCCGACATGTCGCTGTCGGTGACCTGCGACCCGGACCTCATCCGCAGCTCCCCCGTTCCCTTGCAAGAGGGCAGCCGGGTGGTCGTCTACGGCAAGCTCTCGTTCTTCACCGGGCGCGGCACGATCTCGTTGCGCGTGCTGGAGATCCGGCCGGTCGGCATCGGCGAACTCCTGGCCCGCATCGAACGGTTGAAGGCGCTGCTGGCGGCCGAGGGCCTGTTCGATCCCCGGCTCAAACGCCCGATCCCCTTCCTGCCCGGAACGATCGGCTTGATCACCGGCCGCGCCAGCGCCGCGGAGCGCGACGTGCTGAGCGTCGCCCGCAATCGCTGGCCCGCGGTGCGTTTCGAAATCCGCAACACAGCCGTGCAGGGGCCGACGGCGGTGTCGCAGATGCTCACGGCGCTGGCCGAGCTCGATCGTCACCCGGCTGTCGAGGTGATCGTCCTCGCGCGCGGCGGCGGCAGCGTGGAAGACCTGCTGCCCTTCTCCGACGAGGCGCTGTGCCGCGCGATCGTGGCCGCGACCACGCCGATCGTCAGCGCGATCGGCCACGAACCGGACAACCCCCTCAGCGACCTGGTCGCGGACCTGCGCGCGGCGACCCCCACCGATGCCGCCAAGCGGATCGTCCCCGACGCCGCCGCCGAACTGGCCTGCATCCGTGAGCTGCGGGAACGCAGCGCCGCCGCGCTGCGCGGCTGGGTCGACCGGGAGACCAGGGCGCTGGCCCAGCGGCGGTCGCGGCCCGTGCTGGCCGACCCGCTGCGCGAGATCGATCGCCGCCAGGAAGAGGTCGAACGCCTGCGCGCCGCCGCGCGCCGCTTCGTCGAGCAACTCCTCCGAACCGAATCCACGGCCACCCGGCATCTGCGCGAGAAACTCACCGCCGTGGGCCCGGCCGCCACACTGGCCCGTGGTTACGCTGTCGTACAGCGCGTCACCGGCCGGGAACGGGAGGTGGTGCGCTCGATCGAGGACGCGCCGGCCGGCAGCCAGCTGCGCATCCGGGTCGCCGACGGCGCCGTCACGGCCGCCGCGCTCGGCACTCAGGCGCTCGGCGCGAAGCACACCGACACCGGGAGGAACTGA